The following coding sequences are from one Enterococcus sp. 4G2_DIV0659 window:
- a CDS encoding amino acid adenylation domain-containing protein, protein MIFENAYPLSKLQEGMIYHSERENSDVYHDIFTYWFEGYYDYAKIKECFQLIAEQNPVLRTSFELDKFSEPIQVVNKEILIEVSEFYSLEEFSSLEKELNDYILKRKAAKFDWNKAPLWKVAVFKKNSSDFVICLDFHHSILDGWSIASMMQAFSDYYLSLIEGKKINNKFFSKAGYDEYIKLEKEAIEDKESCEFWKSEIKHSNAVSLTAVRNYHSGGNITSKGTTINTVLIEKMNEISKKNKVPLKYLCLSAHFKVLSLLTNEAQVTTGIVSNGRVELEGDNILGLFLNTLPFTMNLEDLSWDEFIYATFEKEKKIMPYRRYPMVEMMKNFSRGNELFNVVFNYIDFHVYQEETLQNNSFKLNRVDVSEKTNFPFSVQFSNNPISKELTLSLIYDQDIFEEKFISRVLELFINTIRSMSDGERIFNNISILNSTENEIDSLLDTNHENSSKEQVSLPLFIDKFLDCSIRLNEQIAVYDKNKSISYRELNDNSDRMASYLVSRGVNPGDSVGVYLDRSIDLVTNILAIWKIGACYVPLDRKFPNKRIEYIIQDLNIKTIVSGKQCENNVFDQQLNILFTEDGVIYPKSEDRILSLNRNSLAYVIYTSGTTGNPKGVCVAHESIANLVNHYRYTTDDKVLMTFNIAFDGCLFDILISLASGAALCVPTAENLVGEILIDNINSYEISILTLTPTVLSSIEYQEFDSLRMISVAGEKCSLTLAKMWGERYVFRNLYGPSEGTICATEYTYDPLNDSSLIDLPIGKSISNVEINIVDSNLQPLPEGVVGEICISGRNLALGYTSEIETSKSFRSNIFQLANQSDKKFYLSGDRGKVDHNRNLFFVGRDDSQVKVNGIRMEISEIENKLETFCSVEYAIVRVKRIENNDKIVAYLVLNDKNGSNVVERLENYLKQYLPLYMIPSEFKELDKIPQNSNGKIDSSQLDNASKKLEKKVEVETLPRNDSEIFVHDLICSALSKEQVSIYDNIFELGCNSLMILEIQKKINAKYNIEMSIQNIFDNPTVEKISLEILKLLLLQSI, encoded by the coding sequence AATCCAGTTTTGAGAACATCATTTGAACTAGATAAATTTTCAGAACCTATTCAAGTGGTTAATAAAGAGATTTTAATTGAGGTCTCAGAATTTTATAGTCTTGAAGAATTTTCCAGTTTAGAAAAAGAGTTAAATGATTATATTTTAAAACGGAAGGCAGCTAAATTTGATTGGAATAAAGCGCCGCTTTGGAAAGTAGCTGTTTTTAAGAAAAATTCTTCTGATTTTGTAATATGTTTAGATTTCCATCATTCTATTCTTGATGGTTGGAGTATAGCGTCGATGATGCAAGCTTTTTCAGACTATTATCTGTCATTGATTGAAGGAAAAAAAATTAATAATAAGTTTTTCTCCAAAGCCGGATATGATGAATATATTAAATTAGAAAAAGAAGCAATTGAAGACAAAGAGAGTTGCGAGTTTTGGAAAAGTGAAATTAAGCATAGTAATGCAGTATCTTTAACAGCAGTTCGAAATTATCATTCGGGGGGGAATATTACAAGCAAAGGAACAACTATAAATACAGTCCTTATTGAGAAGATGAATGAAATAAGTAAAAAAAATAAAGTACCACTAAAGTATCTGTGTTTGTCTGCTCATTTTAAAGTGTTATCCTTGTTGACAAATGAAGCTCAAGTTACCACTGGAATCGTTTCGAATGGGAGAGTCGAACTTGAAGGGGATAATATCCTCGGACTTTTTTTGAACACACTACCTTTTACAATGAATCTAGAAGATCTCAGCTGGGATGAATTCATATATGCAACGTTTGAAAAAGAGAAAAAAATAATGCCATACAGGAGATATCCTATGGTAGAAATGATGAAGAATTTTTCCCGAGGTAATGAGTTATTTAATGTAGTGTTTAATTATATTGATTTTCATGTTTATCAGGAAGAAACTTTACAGAATAATTCATTTAAACTGAATAGAGTTGATGTATCAGAAAAAACAAACTTTCCGTTTTCGGTTCAATTTTCTAATAATCCAATTTCTAAAGAACTAACCTTAAGTCTAATTTATGATCAAGATATTTTTGAAGAAAAGTTTATAAGCAGAGTTTTGGAATTATTTATTAATACGATAAGGTCTATGTCGGATGGAGAAAGAATTTTTAATAATATCAGTATATTAAATTCCACAGAAAATGAGATTGACAGTTTGTTAGACACAAATCATGAAAATAGTAGCAAGGAACAGGTAAGTTTACCTTTATTCATAGATAAATTTTTAGATTGTTCAATTAGATTAAATGAACAGATAGCAGTCTATGATAAAAATAAAAGTATTTCCTATCGTGAATTAAATGATAATTCCGACCGAATGGCGTCTTATTTAGTTAGCAGAGGAGTAAATCCGGGTGATTCAGTTGGTGTCTATCTAGATCGAAGTATTGATCTAGTAACTAATATTCTTGCAATCTGGAAAATAGGTGCGTGTTATGTTCCGCTTGATCGTAAGTTTCCGAATAAAAGAATTGAATATATTATTCAGGATCTAAATATTAAAACAATAGTATCGGGAAAACAATGTGAAAATAATGTTTTTGATCAACAGTTGAATATTCTATTCACTGAAGATGGAGTCATCTATCCAAAAAGTGAAGATAGAATACTAAGTCTGAATCGAAATTCTTTAGCATATGTCATTTATACTTCTGGAACTACTGGAAATCCTAAAGGAGTTTGTGTTGCCCATGAGAGCATTGCGAATCTAGTAAATCATTATAGATACACAACCGATGATAAAGTTTTGATGACATTTAATATAGCTTTTGATGGCTGCTTGTTTGATATTCTAATTTCTTTGGCTAGTGGTGCAGCACTTTGTGTACCGACTGCTGAAAATCTGGTTGGAGAGATTCTCATTGATAATATAAATTCGTATGAAATTTCTATTTTAACATTAACTCCTACAGTTTTATCAAGTATTGAGTATCAGGAATTTGATAGCTTGAGAATGATTTCCGTTGCTGGTGAAAAATGTTCATTAACTTTAGCAAAAATGTGGGGAGAAAGATATGTGTTTAGAAATTTGTACGGGCCATCAGAGGGGACTATCTGTGCGACAGAATATACGTATGATCCGTTGAATGATAGTTCTCTAATTGATTTACCGATCGGAAAATCAATATCAAATGTTGAGATAAACATCGTTGATTCAAACCTACAGCCTTTACCTGAAGGAGTAGTTGGCGAAATATGTATTTCCGGAAGAAACCTAGCTCTTGGATATACTAGTGAAATCGAAACTTCAAAATCTTTTCGATCCAATATTTTTCAGTTAGCTAATCAATCAGATAAGAAGTTTTATCTTAGTGGGGATAGGGGGAAAGTTGATCATAATAGAAACTTGTTTTTTGTGGGAAGAGATGATAGTCAAGTTAAAGTAAATGGAATCAGAATGGAAATTTCTGAAATCGAAAATAAATTGGAAACTTTTTGCAGTGTTGAGTATGCGATTGTGAGGGTGAAAAGAATTGAAAACAACGATAAAATAGTAGCCTATCTTGTTCTTAATGACAAAAATGGCTCAAATGTTGTCGAGAGGTTAGAAAATTATTTGAAGCAATACCTTCCGCTTTATATGATTCCAAGCGAGTTTAAGGAACTTGATAAAATACCGCAAAATTCGAACGGGAAGATAGATTCAAGTCAATTAGACAATGCTTCAAAAAAATTAGAGAAAAAAGTTGAGGTAGAGACACTACCAAGAAACGACTCTGAAATTTTTGTACATGATCTAATATGTTCTGCATTATCAAAAGAACAAGTAAGTATTTATGATAACATTTTTGAACTTGGCTGTAACTCACTGATGATATTAGAAATTCAGAAAAAAATAAATGCAAAATACAATATTGAAATGTCTATTCAAAATATTTTTGACAACCCCACTGTTGAAAAGATTAGTTTAGAGATACTAAAATTACTATTATTACAGAGTATTTAG